The sequence CGCCACCCCACCTCGCCTCCCCGTTACTCCCCCCGCCATCAATGCCCTCTTCCTCCACCTGCGTCCCTCTCCTCCTCCGCCGCTTCGTTCTCCTCCTCTGCTCCGACCACCACTTCGCAGCTGGCTCGCTCTCGACGGCGTTGCCGCCACCGAGCCCGTCGGCGAGACGGAAATGAAGCCTCTGCACCTGCGGAGCAGCGGCAGCTTCAAGCGCCTGCTGCTCCTCTCCATCGGCCACCGGTCGCCGCCGACCACAAATCCGCCGGTGGCGGACGCCGACGCCAGGGAGTCCCCGGAGGAGCCGGGTTCCCCGCGGTGTAGCAGCAGCGGGCCCGCGTGGCGCTGCTTCTCGTACGACGAGGTCGACCGCGCCACGGGCGGGTTCCACGAGCGCAACCTGGTGGGCCGCGGCGGGTCCTCGGAGGTGTACCGCGGCGAGCTCCCCGGCGGGCGCGCCGTGGCGGTGAAGCGCCTGCTGGGCGCGTCGGCGTGCGAGCGGCGGGAGCGGGACTTCCTGGCGGAGCTGGGCACGGTGGGGCACGCGCGCCACCCCAACGTGTGCGGCCTACTGGGGTGCTGCGTCGACCGTGACCTCTACCTCGTCTTCGACTTGTCCCGCCGCGGCTCCGTCGCCGCCAACCTACACGGTGCGTGAGTGGGTGCAGGAACCGACGACGCCGTTGCCGTCGTTTCGTTTCTTTCCTTCCTTCCTTCCATCTCCGGCTCCCATGCATTGATGCATCATGATGATCCTCGGCAGACGAGGCGTTGCCGGCGATGGGTTGGGCGGCGCGGTACGGCATTGCGGTGggcacggcgcgggggctggagtACCTGCACAAGGGGTGCCGGAGGCGGATCATCCACCGCGACATCAAGGCCTCCAACGTCCTGCTCAC is a genomic window of Zea mays cultivar B73 chromosome 5, Zm-B73-REFERENCE-NAM-5.0, whole genome shotgun sequence containing:
- the LOC100274009 gene encoding putative protein kinase superfamily protein → MKPLHLRSSGSFKRLLLLSIGHRSPPTTNPPVADADARESPEEPGSPRCSSSGPAWRCFSYDEVDRATGGFHERNLVGRGGSSEVYRGELPGGRAVAVKRLLGASACERRERDFLAELGTVGHARHPNVCGLLGCCVDRDLYLVFDLSRRGSVAANLHDEALPAMGWAARYGIAVGTARGLEYLHKGCRRRIIHRDIKASNVLLTDDLQPQISDFGLAKWLPSEWTHRAIAPIEGTFGCLAPEYYTHGIVDEKTDVFAFGVFLLELVTGRKPVDGRHRSLLSWARPLLSGDGKVEALVDPRLGGDYDGEQARRVTFVASLCVRAAATWRPSMTEVLELLEGGEIRQDRWAMPETAVANDDGEQQPWWFDVLDDFDDDDDDQDAGGEEFSTPSPSSSSSSSTTSN